A genomic window from Lotus japonicus ecotype B-129 chromosome 1, LjGifu_v1.2 includes:
- the LOC130722572 gene encoding F-box protein At5g07610-like, translating to MLSFTTPAPTLDVLNLDFLKQFKYFNIVRSCNGFLLCMSEPGAHYFVCNPITRDFTTLNNHPFGNRGAELYLAFDPSISPHYKVISVLQQLVYDKSVFVDDWVFNEYCFKTRSWSPGVSFRTKQLPGCHNAKGVYCNRAIYWCTNAEFSMYFDIDAMLLTKYWRMPLSNSEWVNRSIKYFGESGVRLHLAVKVAKQTFKYDIFELEENYSRWSLRHRVDLSPVRHMIMINGGSFYDWGFNIVRPVKEEKSMLVLVAIKQTLIVYDPLTSTKLCEIKMGPTAQSIKSSISLGKVFHYLENNALVEACTDKPDSTRQLCCAIL from the coding sequence ATGCTCTCCTTCACCACCCCAGCCCCAACACTTGATGTTCTCAATCTTGATTTTCTCAAACaattcaaatattttaatattgttCGCTCTTGCAACGGTTTTCTCCTCTGCATGTCTGAACCTGGCGCCCACTATTTCGTATGTAACCCAATCACCCGAGACTTCACCACTTTGAATAACCATCCTTTTGGTAACAGAGGAGCTGAGCTTTATCTCGCTTTTGACCCCTCCATATCGCCACACTATAAAGTTATTTCAGTTTTGCAACAGTTAGTGTATGACAAATCGGTATTTGTTGACGATTGGGTCTTCAATGAATATTGCTTCAAAACTCGTTCGTGGAGTCCTGGTGTTTCTTTTCGTACCAAACAATTACCCGGATGTCATAATGCTAAAGGGGTTTATTGCAACCGTGCCATATATTGGTGCACGAATGCTGAGTTCTCCATGTATTTTGATATTGATGCTATGTTGCTCACAAAATATTGGCGAATGCCGCTGTCTAATTCAGAGTGGGTGAATCGATCTATCAAGTACTTTGGAGAGTCTGGAGTGCGTTTGCATTTGGCGGTTAAGGTTGCTAAGCAAACTTTCAAATATGATATTTTTGAGCTGGAGGAAAATTATTCTAGGTGGTCATTGAGGCATCGGGTTGATCTTAGTCCGGTGCGGCACATGATCATGATAAATGGGGGCTCCTTTTATGATTGGGGCTTTAACATTGTTCGCCCTGTAAAAGAAGAGAAATCAATGTTGGTTTTGGTTGCAATAAAACAAACACTCATTGTGTATGATCCTTTAACTTCAACAAAGTTATGTGAGATTAAAATGGGACCGACAGCTCAAAGTATAAAATCTAGTATTTCCCTTGGAAAGGTCTTTCACTATTTAGAAAACAATGCACTTGTTGAAGCTTGTACTGATAAACCAGACTCTACTCGTCAACTATGTTGTGCAATTCTCTAA